A part of Lacibacter sp. H407 genomic DNA contains:
- a CDS encoding pectinesterase family protein — MKKIQLLILLILISIYDVTAQTSNPQQYKYIFTVAKDGTGDYKYIQDAIDAMRVYPLARITLYIKNGVYNEKIELPANNTDVTFIGESVEKTIISFNDYSGRGKHTTFTSYTAKISGNRFIAENITFANSAGAVGQALALYVDADKAVFRNCRFLGNQDTIFAAGENARQLFVDCYIEGTTDFIFGPSTAVFQNCTIRAKSNSYITAASTTEGKNFGYVFLDCKIMADSTVTKLFLGRPWRAHAKTAFIRCELPKQIADEGWNNWSNPANETTVRYVEYKSTGVGASAAKRVAWSKQLTDKEAKEYTLENIFSNCNSTVQQDSQWFQQIRTKAFEWPAAK, encoded by the coding sequence ATGAAAAAGATACAACTCCTGATACTGTTGATATTGATTAGTATATATGACGTAACAGCACAAACCTCCAACCCCCAACAGTATAAATATATATTTACTGTTGCAAAGGATGGCACTGGTGATTATAAATATATCCAGGATGCGATCGATGCCATGCGTGTATATCCATTGGCACGTATTACACTGTATATTAAAAACGGAGTGTACAACGAAAAGATCGAACTGCCGGCTAATAATACCGACGTAACATTTATTGGGGAGAGTGTAGAAAAAACGATCATCAGCTTCAATGATTATTCGGGAAGAGGAAAGCATACAACCTTCACTTCGTACACGGCAAAAATTTCGGGCAATCGTTTTATTGCAGAGAATATTACGTTTGCCAATAGTGCCGGTGCTGTTGGACAAGCATTGGCTTTGTATGTTGATGCTGATAAAGCAGTCTTTCGGAATTGTCGTTTCCTCGGCAACCAGGATACCATTTTTGCAGCTGGCGAAAATGCACGACAGTTATTTGTTGATTGTTATATAGAAGGTACAACCGATTTTATTTTTGGTCCATCAACGGCGGTATTTCAAAACTGTACGATCCGGGCAAAATCAAACTCCTACATTACAGCCGCCAGCACAACTGAAGGGAAAAACTTCGGTTATGTATTTCTTGATTGTAAGATCATGGCCGATTCAACTGTTACAAAATTATTTTTAGGAAGACCGTGGCGTGCACATGCTAAAACCGCTTTCATCCGTTGTGAACTACCCAAACAAATTGCAGACGAAGGTTGGAATAACTGGAGCAATCCTGCAAACGAAACAACCGTTCGTTATGTTGAATATAAATCTACCGGAGTAGGTGCTTCTGCAGCAAAGCGGGTAGCATGGAGCAAACAGTTAACTGACAAAGAAGCGAAAGAATATACACTCGAAAACATTTTTTCAAATTGTAACTCTACTGTTCAGCAGGATTCGCAGTGGTTTCAGCAGATCCGTACAAAAGCGTTTGAATGGCCTGCAGCGAAATGA
- the fucP gene encoding L-fucose:H+ symporter permease produces MSQRNQYLFPFILVTSLFFLWAFLHNINPILIPHLKKACQLTDTQSAFVDTAVYLGYFSIALPAGWFMHKYGYKKGIMFGLLLYGVGALLFIPAANAREYSFFLVALFISAAGATFLETVANPYIAKLGDAKTAAQRLNFAQSFNGVGAFIAPIIGGQIILSGIEHSKEELQQMDAATLASYLDGEAATVKIPYLVIGAIVMILLALFFVTKLPEIKEENGDDAKSSKFSFRVFRHAHLKWAVVAQLFYVGAQTCVGSFFIRFARFAEDMPEKRAAFLWGSVAMVGFMIGRFSGTFLMRYIKPAKLLGIYAVINMLLLSVAVFAKGDAAVYALMAVPFFMSIMFPTIFAMGISNLGEETKIASSFIVMSIVGGAIFPLFMGQISDASGGNIQLAYIVPIVCFAVIGLFAYRFRNLFTDNTSTAH; encoded by the coding sequence ATGAGCCAACGCAATCAGTATCTCTTCCCATTTATTCTAGTGACCAGTTTATTTTTTCTCTGGGCTTTTCTGCATAATATCAATCCCATTTTAATTCCACATTTAAAGAAAGCCTGCCAGTTAACTGATACGCAATCTGCATTTGTCGATACGGCAGTTTATTTGGGTTATTTCTCAATTGCACTACCGGCAGGTTGGTTCATGCACAAATACGGCTATAAAAAAGGGATCATGTTTGGTTTGCTTTTGTATGGAGTAGGAGCGTTATTATTTATTCCGGCAGCAAATGCCAGAGAATATTCCTTTTTTCTCGTTGCTTTATTTATCAGTGCAGCGGGCGCTACTTTTTTAGAAACAGTTGCCAATCCATATATCGCCAAACTGGGCGATGCAAAAACTGCTGCACAACGCTTGAACTTTGCACAGTCGTTTAATGGCGTGGGTGCATTTATTGCTCCCATTATCGGCGGGCAGATCATTTTATCCGGTATTGAGCATTCGAAAGAAGAATTGCAACAAATGGATGCAGCAACACTCGCCAGTTATCTGGATGGAGAAGCGGCAACAGTAAAAATTCCTTATCTCGTGATTGGTGCAATCGTTATGATCTTACTTGCTTTATTCTTTGTAACAAAGCTTCCGGAAATAAAAGAAGAGAATGGTGACGATGCAAAAAGTTCAAAATTTTCGTTTCGTGTTTTTAGACATGCGCATTTGAAATGGGCTGTTGTTGCACAATTATTTTATGTAGGTGCACAAACTTGTGTTGGTAGTTTTTTTATACGCTTCGCCCGGTTTGCAGAAGACATGCCTGAAAAAAGAGCTGCTTTTCTGTGGGGTTCGGTTGCCATGGTGGGTTTTATGATCGGTCGTTTTTCAGGAACGTTTTTAATGCGTTACATCAAACCCGCAAAACTATTGGGCATTTACGCAGTGATCAATATGTTATTACTCAGTGTGGCTGTATTTGCAAAAGGAGATGCAGCTGTGTATGCATTGATGGCGGTACCGTTCTTTATGTCGATCATGTTCCCCACCATTTTCGCAATGGGCATTTCGAATTTGGGTGAAGAAACAAAAATAGCTTCGTCTTTTATTGTGATGTCGATCGTAGGTGGCGCAATATTTCCATTGTTCATGGGACAGATATCGGATGCAAGCGGTGGTAATATTCAACTGGCATATATCGTACCCATTGTGTGTTTTGCTGTAATTGGTTTGTTTGCGTACCGTTTCAGGAATCTGTTTACCGATAACACGTCAACCGCACATTAA
- a CDS encoding L-rhamnose mutarotase, whose protein sequence is MKRYCLALDLKDDEALIAEYEAYHQNVWPEILQSIKESGIEHMDIYRTGNRLFMIMEVNDAFNFESKAAADAANEKVQEWETLMWKYQQALPGSKPGEKWKLMENIFSI, encoded by the coding sequence ATGAAAAGATATTGCCTGGCTTTGGATTTAAAAGATGATGAAGCATTGATTGCTGAATACGAAGCCTATCACCAAAATGTATGGCCGGAAATTTTGCAAAGCATCAAAGAATCCGGAATTGAACACATGGATATTTACCGAACGGGAAATCGTTTGTTCATGATCATGGAAGTAAATGATGCGTTCAATTTTGAAAGCAAAGCAGCCGCAGATGCTGCCAATGAAAAAGTACAGGAATGGGAAACGCTGATGTGGAAGTACCAACAGGCACTGCCCGGCAGCAAGCCCGGTGAGAAATGGAAACTAATGGAAAATATATTTTCAATATAA
- a CDS encoding SDR family NAD(P)-dependent oxidoreductase, whose translation MFSLNNKIAIITGAGSGIGKATAKLFAKQGAQVHILDFDETSALEAVKEITEEGGNCSSVKVDVSNQQEVKAIIDNIASASGRIDILFNNAGVAHVGTVESTSEQDFTRLFNVNVKGVYNCMQAAIPHMKANGGSILNMASVASSVGIPDRFAYSMTKGAVAAMTLSTAKDYLNTGIRCNCISPARVHTPFVDGFINKNYPGKEKEMFEKLSKSQPIGRMGKPDEIAHLVLYLCSDEASFITGCDYPIDGGFIKLSN comes from the coding sequence ATGTTCAGTTTAAATAATAAGATCGCAATTATTACCGGTGCCGGAAGTGGTATTGGAAAAGCAACAGCCAAACTGTTTGCAAAACAGGGAGCACAAGTTCATATTCTTGATTTTGATGAAACGTCTGCATTAGAAGCAGTCAAAGAAATTACAGAAGAAGGCGGCAACTGTTCTTCTGTAAAAGTTGATGTGAGCAATCAGCAGGAAGTAAAAGCAATCATCGATAACATTGCTTCTGCATCCGGTCGCATTGATATTTTGTTCAACAATGCCGGTGTTGCCCATGTTGGTACTGTGGAATCTACTTCCGAGCAGGATTTTACACGCCTGTTCAATGTAAATGTAAAAGGTGTATATAATTGTATGCAGGCTGCCATTCCGCACATGAAAGCGAATGGCGGTAGTATTTTGAATATGGCATCTGTTGCTTCTTCGGTTGGTATTCCTGATCGGTTTGCTTACTCGATGACAAAAGGAGCCGTTGCAGCAATGACTTTATCTACTGCAAAAGATTATCTCAATACAGGAATTCGTTGTAATTGTATTTCACCTGCTAGAGTACATACTCCTTTTGTAGATGGATTTATCAATAAAAATTATCCGGGAAAAGAGAAAGAGATGTTTGAAAAGTTGTCAAAGAGTCAACCCATCGGTCGTATGGGCAAACCCGATGAAATTGCTCATTTGGTTTTGTATCTCTGCAGCGATGAAGCATCTTTTATTACCGGATGTGATTATCCGATCGATGGTGGATTTATTAAACTGAGTAATTGA
- a CDS encoding fumarylacetoacetate hydrolase family protein — translation MKLIRFGEAGNEKPGVCINQEYFDVSGFVKDYDETFFATDGVANLATIIEQNKIALPKIASDTRLGAPVARPSKIICIGLNYADHAKETNATPPTEPVIFMKATSAICGPFDDVVIPKNSEKTDWEVELAVIIGKKASYVSEADAMNYVAGYCLHNDISERAFQLERGGTWDKGKGCDTFAPLGPWFVTKDEITDVDDLKLWLKVNGKQMQNGTTANLIFNVPFVVAYVSQFMTLLPGDIISTGTPAGVGLGFNPPVYLQPGDVMELGIDGLGESKQTCVAYAG, via the coding sequence ATGAAACTGATTCGCTTTGGTGAAGCCGGCAACGAAAAGCCCGGCGTTTGTATCAACCAGGAATACTTTGATGTATCTGGTTTTGTAAAAGATTATGATGAAACTTTTTTTGCAACCGATGGTGTTGCAAACCTTGCAACTATCATCGAACAAAATAAAATTGCGTTGCCGAAAATTGCAAGCGATACAAGATTGGGTGCTCCTGTTGCACGTCCATCAAAAATTATTTGTATTGGATTAAACTATGCCGATCATGCAAAAGAAACCAATGCAACCCCACCAACCGAGCCGGTGATCTTTATGAAAGCAACATCGGCGATCTGTGGTCCGTTTGATGATGTAGTGATTCCAAAAAATTCGGAGAAGACCGATTGGGAAGTAGAATTAGCCGTCATCATCGGAAAAAAAGCAAGTTATGTTTCTGAAGCTGATGCCATGAATTATGTAGCAGGATATTGTTTGCATAACGATATCAGCGAACGTGCATTTCAATTGGAAAGAGGCGGTACCTGGGATAAAGGAAAAGGTTGCGATACGTTTGCACCATTGGGTCCCTGGTTTGTTACAAAAGATGAAATAACCGATGTAGATGATCTTAAACTTTGGTTGAAAGTAAACGGCAAGCAAATGCAGAATGGTACAACAGCCAATCTCATCTTCAATGTTCCTTTTGTTGTAGCGTATGTCAGTCAGTTTATGACCTTGCTGCCCGGTGATATTATTTCAACCGGCACACCCGCAGGAGTTGGATTAGGATTTAATCCGCCTGTGTATTTACAACCCGGCGATGTAATGGAACTGGGTATTGACGGTTTAGGTGAATCAAAACAAACATGCGTGGCGTATGCGGGTTGA
- a CDS encoding amidohydrolase family protein, protein MRVDTHVHFWEYDQQRDDWMDSMPVLQQNYLPGSLVLTLEENKIDGCVAVQASQSEEETMFMVDLANKHQFIKGVVGWIDLQNENIEERLQHFSQYPIIKGWRHVVQGEPNDFLSRPKFQRGVKALQPFGYTYDILIYHHQLQPAIEFVSQFPEQQLVIDHCAKPDIANQQIHDWKNLMQEIAKAPNVYCKLSGLVTEAKWNDWTEADLHAYLDVVFDAFGIDRLMFGSDWPVVLVSGGYSSWVKVLDSYMRNFSETDKVKVFGKNAMHFYHL, encoded by the coding sequence ATGCGGGTTGATACACATGTACATTTTTGGGAGTACGATCAACAGCGTGATGATTGGATGGACAGTATGCCTGTATTGCAACAGAATTATTTACCAGGTAGTCTGGTTTTGACATTGGAAGAAAATAAGATCGACGGTTGTGTAGCGGTGCAGGCCAGTCAATCGGAAGAGGAAACAATGTTCATGGTTGATCTGGCAAACAAACATCAATTCATTAAAGGAGTTGTTGGCTGGATCGATCTGCAAAATGAAAATATTGAAGAGCGGTTGCAGCATTTTTCACAATACCCGATCATTAAAGGATGGCGGCATGTGGTGCAAGGGGAACCAAACGATTTTTTATCACGACCCAAATTTCAACGTGGAGTAAAAGCATTACAACCTTTTGGCTACACGTACGATATTCTCATCTATCATCATCAACTGCAACCGGCCATTGAATTTGTATCGCAGTTTCCGGAGCAGCAACTGGTGATCGATCATTGTGCAAAACCGGATATTGCCAATCAACAAATCCATGATTGGAAAAATTTGATGCAGGAAATAGCAAAGGCGCCCAACGTGTATTGCAAACTATCGGGTTTAGTAACAGAAGCAAAGTGGAACGATTGGACAGAGGCCGACTTGCATGCTTATCTCGATGTGGTGTTTGATGCATTTGGTATCGATCGTTTAATGTTTGGTAGTGATTGGCCGGTAGTATTAGTGTCGGGTGGTTATAGCAGTTGGGTGAAAGTGCTCGATAGTTATATGCGGAACTTCAGTGAAACAGACAAAGTAAAAGTGTTCGGTAAAAATGCCATGCACTTTTATCATTTATAG
- a CDS encoding SDR family oxidoreductase → MDLQLKEKVIIVSGGAKGIGEGIVKVLAAEGAIPVIIGRSEEDNLITVKAIEATGGKCFQVKAELSNPDECKHAVEAVIKQFNRIDGLVNNAGANDGVGLENGDYEKFMASLHKNLIHYYLLAHHALPELKKTKGAIVNITSKTADTGQGGTSAYAASNGGRNALTREWAVELLKYGIRVNAVVVAECFTPLYARWIETLPNPQEKLKEIESKIPLGNRMTTAEEIANAVVFLLSERSSHTTGQLVYVDGGYVHLDRALANA, encoded by the coding sequence ATGGATCTGCAATTGAAAGAGAAAGTGATCATTGTTTCCGGTGGTGCCAAAGGTATTGGTGAGGGCATTGTAAAAGTATTGGCGGCCGAAGGAGCCATACCGGTGATCATTGGAAGAAGTGAAGAAGATAATTTAATAACCGTAAAAGCAATTGAAGCAACCGGTGGCAAATGTTTTCAGGTAAAGGCCGAACTTTCTAACCCGGATGAATGCAAACATGCAGTAGAAGCAGTCATTAAACAATTCAACCGAATTGATGGGCTGGTGAACAATGCCGGTGCAAATGATGGCGTGGGATTAGAAAACGGAGACTATGAAAAATTCATGGCCTCTCTGCATAAGAATTTAATTCATTACTATTTATTGGCACATCATGCATTGCCGGAATTAAAGAAAACAAAAGGTGCGATCGTAAACATTACTTCAAAAACTGCGGATACAGGACAAGGTGGCACATCGGCTTATGCTGCCAGTAATGGAGGACGAAATGCATTAACAAGAGAATGGGCTGTTGAATTGTTGAAATATGGCATTCGTGTAAATGCAGTTGTGGTGGCAGAATGTTTTACACCGCTGTATGCACGCTGGATCGAAACATTACCCAACCCGCAGGAAAAATTAAAAGAGATCGAATCCAAAATTCCATTGGGCAACAGAATGACCACAGCAGAAGAAATTGCAAATGCAGTTGTGTTCCTGTTATCAGAAAGGTCCAGTCATACAACCGGTCAGTTGGTGTATGTAGATGGTGGTTATGTGCATCTCGACAGAGCGTTGGCAAATGCATAA
- a CDS encoding alpha/beta hydrolase has protein sequence MKKTGLIIAAMFSSIVLLAQTEIPLYSGSVPNSKPAPNKESSLTRDNVTRISKVSVPTLTVYKPVTPNGMSVIICPGGGYGILAFDKEGTRVAEEMNKWGITAFVLKYRLPDDTTNIDRSLAPLQDAQQAVRLVRSRATEWGLKKDKIGIMGFSAGGHLASTAATHFSRKADATNNDTTSVRPDFTILIYPVISFDSTITHKGSRNNLVGATASAEKIKLYSNELQVNAKTPPSFLVHAGDDATVPVENSIRYYQACIQYKVPAEMHLYPKGGHGFGMYNKTTTDNWMERLQNWLNTLK, from the coding sequence ATGAAAAAGACAGGTCTTATAATTGCAGCAATGTTTAGTTCAATTGTGTTGCTGGCACAAACAGAAATACCGTTATACAGTGGTTCCGTTCCTAATTCAAAACCTGCGCCGAATAAAGAAAGTTCGTTGACCAGAGATAATGTTACACGCATTTCAAAAGTGAGTGTGCCAACGCTTACGGTTTACAAACCTGTAACACCTAATGGTATGTCGGTGATCATTTGCCCCGGTGGTGGTTATGGCATTTTAGCTTTTGATAAAGAAGGTACACGTGTAGCGGAAGAAATGAACAAATGGGGCATCACTGCTTTTGTGTTGAAATACCGCTTGCCCGATGATACTACCAATATCGACAGAAGTCTTGCTCCGTTACAGGATGCACAACAGGCCGTTCGTTTAGTGCGAAGCAGAGCAACAGAATGGGGATTGAAGAAAGATAAGATCGGCATCATGGGTTTTTCTGCCGGAGGACATTTAGCATCAACTGCAGCAACACATTTTTCCAGAAAAGCAGATGCAACAAACAACGATACAACTTCTGTTCGTCCCGATTTTACCATTCTTATTTATCCGGTCATCAGTTTCGACAGTACCATCACACACAAAGGATCAAGAAATAATTTAGTTGGTGCAACTGCATCAGCAGAGAAGATAAAATTATATTCCAACGAATTGCAGGTAAATGCAAAAACGCCTCCTTCGTTTTTGGTACATGCAGGCGATGATGCTACAGTGCCGGTTGAAAACAGTATTCGTTATTATCAGGCTTGTATTCAATACAAAGTGCCTGCAGAAATGCATCTCTATCCAAAAGGTGGTCATGGTTTTGGAATGTATAATAAAACAACAACGGATAACTGGATGGAGCGTTTGCAAAACTGGCTTAACACACTAAAGTAA
- a CDS encoding Gfo/Idh/MocA family oxidoreductase, whose protein sequence is MKPINTAICSFGMSGWVFHAPFISTHPGFNFYAVWERSKNLAQEKYPAVITYRTLEEMLGDENVELVVVNTPNITHYDYVKRALLAGKHVVSEKPFTVTVVEAEELIALADEKKLKLSVFQNRRYDSDYKTIKSVLDQKLLGNIVEAEFHFDRFKEEISPKAHKEVPMKGTGALYDLGSHLIDQALQLFGMPQAVFADITAMRPVSQVDDYFEVLLYYPSSRVRIKGSYQVREALPGYVLHGSKGSFIKPKTDMQEAQLQTHMLPTDAAYGIEPESEKGLLHTEVDGNIIKEYIPSYKGNYTDYYEGIYQAIRNNAPLPVTAIEGMQVIKIIEAAFKSSEEKSVIEL, encoded by the coding sequence ATGAAACCGATCAATACAGCAATCTGTTCCTTTGGTATGAGTGGCTGGGTATTTCATGCACCATTCATCAGTACGCATCCCGGCTTTAACTTTTACGCTGTATGGGAACGAAGCAAGAATCTGGCACAGGAAAAATATCCTGCTGTAATAACATACCGAACTTTAGAAGAGATGCTGGGAGATGAAAATGTTGAACTGGTTGTAGTGAACACACCCAACATTACACATTACGATTATGTAAAAAGGGCATTGCTTGCAGGTAAGCATGTTGTAAGCGAAAAACCATTTACCGTAACAGTTGTTGAAGCAGAAGAACTCATTGCACTGGCCGATGAAAAAAAATTAAAACTGTCTGTATTTCAAAACAGAAGATATGACAGTGATTATAAAACCATCAAATCGGTACTTGATCAAAAACTGTTAGGCAATATTGTTGAAGCAGAATTTCATTTCGATCGGTTTAAAGAAGAGATCAGTCCGAAAGCACACAAAGAAGTGCCGATGAAGGGAACAGGTGCGTTGTACGATCTTGGTTCGCATCTTATTGATCAGGCATTGCAATTGTTTGGCATGCCGCAAGCGGTGTTTGCTGATATTACAGCGATGCGTCCTGTTTCACAAGTGGATGATTATTTTGAAGTGTTGCTGTATTATCCTTCATCAAGAGTACGCATCAAAGGAAGTTACCAGGTGCGTGAAGCATTGCCCGGTTATGTATTGCATGGAAGTAAAGGTTCATTCATCAAACCAAAAACGGATATGCAGGAAGCACAACTGCAAACACATATGTTGCCGACTGATGCCGCTTATGGCATTGAACCCGAATCTGAAAAAGGATTGTTGCATACAGAAGTGGATGGCAACATCATCAAAGAATATATTCCTTCATACAAAGGAAACTATACAGATTACTACGAAGGCATTTATCAAGCCATTCGTAACAATGCGCCATTGCCTGTAACGGCAATAGAAGGGATGCAGGTGATAAAAATTATTGAAGCTGCATTTAAAAGTAGTGAAGAAAAAAGTGTGATTGAATTATGA
- a CDS encoding glycoside hydrolase family 43 protein, translated as MKRVLTIGFVLVSLAVSAQSVSKVWVADNGNGTYKNPVVNADYSDPDAIRVGDDYYMVSSSFNHIPGLPILHSKDLVNWKLIGHALKRQPPFDHFSTVQHGGGVWAPSIRYYNNEFYIYYPDPDFGIYLTKAKNINGPWSEPVLVEGGKGLIDPCPLWDDNGKVYLTHAYAGSRAGIKSILVVKEMNKAGTKTISDPVLVFDGRESDPTLEGPKFYKRNGFYYIFAPAGGVSTGWQLVLRSKNIYGPYERKVVMDQGTTTVNGPHQGAWVSTQTGEDWFLHFQDKDAYGRVVHLQPMKWVNNWPVIGADKDGDGKGEPVLTYKKPNVGKTFPLATPPESDEFNSPSLGLQWQWEANPQQYWAMATPAGSLRMFSVLKPDSITSAWDYPNILGQKFPADEFTATTKILFQPKWEGERFGLTIHGADYATVSVIKRKDGNYISFAMCKEADRGKKETVQDGEKLNSKDIYLRVKVTQGAVCEFSYSEDGISFKKIGDQLKAKPGRWVGAKVGMFFTRTNKTNDAGVTDVDWFRITQ; from the coding sequence ATGAAACGTGTTTTAACGATAGGCTTTGTTTTGGTAAGCCTCGCTGTTTCGGCACAGAGTGTTTCGAAAGTGTGGGTGGCTGATAATGGTAATGGCACTTACAAGAATCCGGTAGTGAATGCAGATTACAGCGATCCCGACGCCATTCGTGTTGGTGATGATTATTATATGGTCTCATCTTCATTTAATCATATTCCCGGCTTACCTATTCTTCATTCAAAAGATCTGGTGAACTGGAAACTGATCGGTCATGCATTAAAACGTCAACCACCATTCGACCATTTCTCAACTGTACAACATGGTGGTGGTGTATGGGCACCATCGATCCGTTATTACAATAATGAATTTTATATCTACTACCCCGATCCTGATTTTGGTATTTATCTCACCAAAGCAAAAAATATCAACGGTCCGTGGAGCGAACCTGTGTTGGTTGAAGGCGGAAAAGGCTTGATCGATCCATGTCCGTTGTGGGATGATAACGGTAAAGTATATCTCACACATGCATATGCAGGTAGTCGTGCAGGTATTAAGTCGATCCTTGTTGTAAAAGAGATGAACAAAGCAGGAACAAAAACGATCAGCGATCCGGTATTGGTATTCGATGGAAGAGAAAGCGACCCAACACTGGAAGGACCAAAGTTTTACAAACGCAATGGCTTCTATTACATTTTTGCACCGGCAGGTGGTGTAAGTACAGGTTGGCAATTAGTACTTCGTTCAAAAAATATTTATGGGCCGTATGAACGCAAAGTGGTGATGGATCAGGGAACTACTACTGTCAATGGGCCGCACCAAGGTGCGTGGGTATCTACACAAACAGGTGAAGATTGGTTTTTGCATTTTCAGGATAAAGATGCGTACGGACGAGTAGTGCACCTGCAACCAATGAAATGGGTGAATAACTGGCCGGTGATCGGTGCAGATAAAGATGGTGACGGTAAAGGTGAACCTGTTCTCACTTACAAAAAGCCAAACGTAGGAAAAACATTTCCGCTTGCTACTCCGCCTGAATCGGATGAATTCAATTCTCCTTCATTGGGTTTGCAATGGCAGTGGGAAGCCAATCCGCAACAATATTGGGCGATGGCAACGCCAGCCGGTTCTTTACGGATGTTTTCGGTGCTGAAGCCCGACTCTATTACATCTGCCTGGGATTATCCAAACATCCTAGGCCAAAAATTTCCGGCCGATGAATTTACTGCTACAACGAAAATTTTGTTCCAGCCAAAATGGGAAGGCGAACGGTTTGGGTTGACCATACACGGCGCCGATTATGCGACTGTTTCTGTGATCAAACGGAAAGATGGGAACTACATTTCTTTTGCGATGTGCAAAGAAGCAGACAGAGGGAAAAAGGAAACAGTACAGGACGGTGAAAAACTCAACAGTAAGGATATTTATTTACGTGTAAAAGTAACACAGGGAGCAGTGTGCGAATTCAGTTACAGTGAAGATGGAATCAGTTTCAAAAAGATTGGCGACCAGTTGAAAGCAAAACCCGGCAGATGGGTGGGCGCCAAAGTGGGTATGTTTTTTACACGGACGAATAAAACAAACGATGCGGGTGTAACGGATGTTGATTGGTTTCGAATTACACAATAA